CGCCAACGCCTCGCTCAACCCGGTCATCGGCGCCACCCTCTTCGGGCGGGTCCCGCCGGCCCTCCAGACCCGCGTGTTCGGCGTGATCGGCGCGATGACCTTCGCCGGCATCCCTGTCGGCAGCCTGCTCGGCGGCTGGAGCGCCTCGGCGCTCGGACTGCGCCCGGCCCTCCTCCTCTCCGGCGGCCTCTTCCTGCTCGCCACCCTCATCCCCGTCGTCCAGCTCTACCGCCGTCCCGACGCAGCACCGCAGTTCAGCGGCAGCCGCAAGCCAGAGGAGGAGCCCGCTTGACCGAGGACACCGACCCCTACTGCCTCCGCCCCGGCGAGAGTGCCGAGCTCCTGGCCGGCCACCCCTGGCGCCGCTTCGTCGTACTGGGTGACAGCGTCGCGGAGGGCCTCTGCGAACCGCTCGAGGGCTACAGCGACCTCCAGTGGGCCGACCGCCTCGCCGCAGAGCTGACCGCCGCAGCGCCGGGCCTCGACTACCTCAACCTGGGCGTCAGCGGCCTCAGAGCCCACGAGATCCACGCCACCCAGCTGACCCCAGCGCTGGCGTTCCAGCCCGACCTGGCCCTCGTGGTCGGTGGCGGCAACGACGCCTTCAGTGCCCGGTACGACGCCGACCGGGTCGACCGCGAGCTGACCGCGATGATCACCGCGCTGCAGGCGGCGGGAGCGGACGTGATCACGCTCGGCATGTTCGACGTCTCGGCCAGCCCGGCCATCCAGGGCTGGCTCCGCCCGGGCCTGCACCAGCGCATGCGGCTGCTGTCCGAAAGGACCCGCGCGCTGGCCGGGGAGCACGGCACGATCCACGTGCACCTGACCACGCACGCGCTGTCCACCGACCCCGGACTGTATTCCAGCGACGGGCGGCACGGAAATGCGCGCAGCGACGCCGTCGCCACCGCCGAAACAATTCGCCTTTTGGGCGCGCAGAAGCGCAATTCGACAAAAGACAAAGAAACAACGCAGAGAGGCCGCTGAATGACACACCTCGGACTGCTCGAATTCTGGGCGATGACCGACCTGGTCACCCCGATGGCGTTACGGACCGTCGCGACTCTGCGCATTGCCGACCACCTCGCGGAAGGACCGAAGGACCTCAAGGACCTGGCCCTCGCCACGAACGCCGACGCGGACGCCCTCGGGCGCGTGCTGCGCTACCTGGCGGCCCGCGGGGTCTTCGAAGTGGCCGAAGCAGGCGGCGACCGCTTCGCGCTGGGCGAGACCGCGCGCTGGCTGCTCGACGACGATCCGAGCGCGGCCCGCCGCTGGCTCGACCAGACCGGGTACGGCGCGACGATGGACCGCGCCCACCTCGACCTGCTCGGCATCACCAGACGAGGAGGACCGGAGACCGCCGCCAACAAGACCAGCCTCGACGCGACGGCCGCCGCGTCGTACGACCAGCTGATGGAGGCCAACACCCGCAACGAGGCGGTGCTGCTGGTCCGCGCGATCGGCTGGAGCCGGTTCGAGCACCTGGTCGACGTCGGCGGCGGCACCGGCGTCCAGCTGGCGGCGATCCTCGCGGCCACCCCGGAGATGCACGGCACGCTGGTCGAGCTGCCCACCAGCGTCGACGCCGCCCGGCAGCGGTTCGAGCAGGCCGGCCTGACCGGCCGCTGCGACGTCCTCGCCGGCAACGTGCTGGAGCTGGAGCTGCCGACGGCCGACGCGTTCCTGCTCCGGATGCTGCTGCACTCGTTCGAGGACGACCAGGCGGTCGACGTCCTGACCCGCTGCCGCCAGGCCCTCCGGCCCGGCGGCTCGGTCTTCGTCGCCGAGGCGGCCGACACCCATCAGGCGGCCTTCACCGCGATGGACCTGATCGTCCTGGTGCTCGGACACGGCCGCGAACGCACACTCGCCCAGTACGACGAACTGGCGGCCGCGGCCGGCCTGCGCCGTACCGGCATCCACACCCCACCGGCGGGACCACGCGCCCTCGAGTACACGGCCTGACCACGTCATTCGACCAGGAGCGGGCCGGTCACGTGCACGGCCCGCTTGAGGTTCAGCACCTCACCGTGCTCGTGCGACCCGACCCGCAGGAAGCACCCGGCCGCCTGCCGCCCGAACGTGTACTGCCCGACCGAGTACGGCACCTCGGCCTGCAACTGCTCCCCGGTCTCCACGTGGACGAAGTCCATCGTCAGCCGGTCCGGCCGCACGTAGTCCTGCAGCAGGAACGACCCATTCCCGGCCACGGCCTCCGCCAACCCGGCCCGCCACTCGTCGACCGGACACTCGTGCCCGACGAGTACGCCGGACCCGCCGTACTCGTCGGCCGGCTTGAGCACCAGCTCCGCCTGCCGATCGGTCGCGGCCTCGACCAGTTCCGGAGTCATCACCCGGCTCCACGGGATGTGCCGCCGGACCAGGACCTGGTCGTCAGGGCTGAGCAGGTCCAGGTCGTCCCACAGCCAGGCCAGCAGCAGCTTGTTCGCCAGCAACCAGCCCGCCGACGACGTGAACAGCCGCGACTGGCCGGAGGAGACCGCGGCCTTCAGCGCCGCCTGTCCTTCGTTCTGCGGCATGTCCGTGCAGACGAAGAGCCGGAACACCGACTCGACCAACCGGCCCTGGTTGACCAGCCGGCCGTCAGAGTCGCTCGACAGCCAGTGCACCGGCGCCACGTCGACGTCCAGCCCGAACGCCTTGCCGCGCTCGATGAACGGGTCGAGCAGCTTGAGGATCGCCGGGATGTTGTCGCTGCCCGGGTACTCGCCCTCGGTCCGCAGCACCATCGTCAGCCGGCTCCCGGGCTCCAGCCCGAGCAGGTCGACGATCGCCCGGTACCGCTGGTCGACCGGCGACGGCGGCGCGTCGACCGCGAGCAACGAGTCGAGCCCGTGCCCGCGCCACATCTCCAGGAACCGCGTCGACACTCCCTCGGTGTCCCACACGCACCCGACCTCGCTGCCGAGGTTGAACTCGACGAACTTCGGGATCCCCTCACTGATCAGTACGTCGGGCCGCCCGGACTGCAGCAGGTGCTCACCGAGCAGTTCGTCGTCGTCCAGGTACTCGATCAGCCCGTCCGGTGTCCCGAGCAACTTCCGCAGCTCACCGGCAGTGGTTGCCCGGCGCAACGCGGTCTCCAGGACCAGCCCGATCAGGCGGTCCATCACGCGGCCCAGCTCGTCGTACCGGCCGCGGTCGATCAGCACCGGGCGCAGCGGCCGCCAGGACCGGTTGAAGGTGAGCACCCGGTCGAAGACGCGCTTCCAGTCCTCGTGGCCGGCGACAATCACCTTCTCGCGTGTTGCCTGGGGCACCTTCTCCCACGCGTCGAACGGCTCGGTCCGCCAGTCGTAGCTCAGGTCCATCGCTTCAGCTCCGTTTCGTCCACGAGCAGCAGACCGCCGGTCAGCGCGCCCTGGGTGAGGTTCACGACGCCACCGGCTCCGGGTGGCGAGAAGCGGGTGAAGACACCCGCGGGGATGCGGTCGAACAGGTACGTCGACACGCAGTACGAGACCTCGGCCTCGACGACGTCACCGCTCGCCGGCTGGAGGAACTGCATGGTCAGCGGGTCCGCCTCGATCAGTTCCTGGAGGATGTGCGGCCCGGCGGCGGCGTCGAGTGCGGCCACCCAGTCCTCGTCGGAGGTGAGCGGGCCGATGAACACCCCGTGCCCGCCGTAGTCGTCGGTCGGCTTGAGCACGAGCCGCTCCCGGTCGTCGATCGCGCGCTGCCGCAGCTCCGGCCCGTACACCCAGGTCCGCGGGATGTGCGCGCGGATCACCTCGGCGTCCTCGTCGGGCAGGCTGCCCAGGTCGTCCCACAGCCACGCGAAGATCGTCTTGTTGCTCAGCAGCCAGACCGCGCTCGGCAGGTACATCCGGAACGTCCCGGCCTCGTGCGCATCCCGTACGGCGGCCAGCCCCGGGCTGTCGTTCACGTACGTCGGGACGTACATCCGCCAGACCGCGTCCAGCGTCAGCTCCCCGGCGACCAACCGTCCCTGGCTGTCCTGTTCGAGCCACTCGATCGGGTAGACGATCAGGTCGACCCCGAGCTCACGCCCCCGGTCGGCGAAGGGTTGCAGCCGGTTGATCATGTAGTTCGGCCGGTCCGCACCCGGGTAGCCGCCGCCCGCGGTGAACAGCATCGCCGTCACCTTGCCCGGCCCGACGTCGGCCCGGATCGCGTCGAACCGCGCGTCGACCGCCGACGGCGGCGCCGCGGCCTTCAGGTCGCGGAACATCGGCTCCTCGGCGTACGCCTCCATCCAGCGTTTGATCACGCCGTCCGCGTCCAGCACGCCACCGAGCGCGCTCTCCACGTTGCACTCGACCATCCGCGGGACGCCGCGTTCGAGCAGCAGGTCGGAGCGGATCGCGTTGATCAGCCGCCCGGTCAGCGGCTCGCTGTCGTCGAGCAGCTGGATCCGGTCCTCCGGTACGCCGAGCAGCTTGCGCAGCTCCCCCGCCGTCCGCGCGCGTCGCCGGCAGCACTCCAGGACGAGCCGCGACACCTGCTGGGTGACACGGTTCATCTCGTCGTACGCCGCGTGGGTGGCCACCGGGGACCGCAGCGGGATCCAGTTCTGGTTCTGCAGCGCGACGTCGTGGTAGATCTGCTCCCAGTACTTGTGGCCGTAGGCAAGCAATTTCGCCCGCACCGGCTCCGGCAGCTCCGGCCACAACTCGGCGGCCGACGGTCGTCGAGTCACTGATCCCCCTTCAGTACGGCGTGAATCGCGGCCACCAGGTGGTCCCGCCCCGGCTGCACCGCGCGATCGAGCGCCAGCGCGAACGGCAGCACCGCGCCGTCCGGCCGCGTCACGCGCCGCGGCGGCACGACCAGGTCGAAGCGCTCGGCCGCGACCGCGAGCACCTCCGCGGCGAACCCGCTGGTCCGGTTCGAGTCGTCGATCACCACCAGCCGCCGAGTCTTCGCGACCGACGCGGCAAGCCCGTCGACGTCCAGCGGGTAGACCGTCCGCGGGTCGAAGACCTCGACCTGCCCCGGCAACTCGTCGGCGACCGCCAGCGCCTCCTGTACCAAGTGGCCCAGGGCAACGACAGTCACGTCGGATCCCTCGCGCACGACCTGCCCGACGCCCAACGGCACGGCCTTCAGGTCGGCGTACTCGACGTCGTCCCGGATCCCCAACGCTCCCGCCGGCGCGAAGACCACCACCGGATCGTTGTCCCGGATCGCCGACAGCAACAACCCGTACGCATCGGCCGGGCACGACGGGACCACCGTCTTCACCCCCACGTGCGCGAACAGGCTGTAGGGATGGTCCGAGTGCTGACCGGCCCAACCCGTCCGCGATCCCGACCCCGGGACGACGTACGTGACCGGCACCTGGCACTGCCCACCGGTCATCAGCGAGAACTTGTGCGCCTGGTTCGCGATCTGCTCGAACACCAGGAACAGCAGCGACGGGATCTGGAACTCGATCACCGGCCGCAACCCGGCCAGCGCGGCCCCGGTCGCGAAGTTCGTGAACGCCTGCTCCGACAGCGGCGTGTCCAGCACCCGCTCCGGCCCGAACCGGTCGAACAGCCCGGCGGTCAGGTTCGAGGCCGCCACGCGGACGTCCTCGCCGAGCACGAACACCGACTCGTCGGAGGCCAGTTCGTCGCCGAGCGCCCGGTTCAAAGCCTTCAGGTACGACAGTTTCGGCATCAGCGCATCACCTCCGCAGAGGCGTACAAGAACTCGAGCGCGGCAGCCGGGTCGGGATGGGCGGAACCCATCGCGATCCCGGCCGCCGCATCGAGCAGGGCCTCGATCTCGGCATCCACGGCCGCCCGTTGTTCGGCAGCCAGCCGTGCGCCCTGGATCTCCACTGGGTCCCGCGACCGCCCAGTCGAGAGCTCTTCGGTACTGCGGTAGTTCAGCCTCGCCCGGTGCTCGAACGTGTGGTGCGCGTCGAACCGGTACGTCGTGCACTCCAGGAACGTCGGCCCCCGGCCCGACCGGGCCCGGCCGACGGCGGCAGTGGTTGCCGCCAGCACCTTCTCCGGGTCCTGGCCGTCGATCGTGAAGGCCGGCATCCCGAACGCCCGGGCCCGGCCGGTGATGCTGCCGGCCACCGCTGACTCCACCGGCATCGTGGTGGCGTAGCCGTTGTTCTCACAGACGAACACGACCGGGACCCGCCAGAGGGCGGCCAGGTTGAAGGCCTCCAGCAACATCCCCTCGTTCATCGCGCCGTCCCCGAAGAAGCTGACGGCAACGATGTCCTTGCCCTGGCGCTGGTACGCCCAGGCGGCGCCGGTCGCGATCGACCCGGCGGCGCCGACGATCGCGTTCGCGCCGAGGATGCCCAGGCCGAAGTCGGCCGCGTGCATGGAGCCACCGCGGCCCTTGTTCAGCCCGCTTTCGCGGCCCATCAGCTCGGCGAGCATCCGGGCCGGGTTCGCCCCCTTCGCGAGCACGTGACCGTGCCCGCGGTGAGTGCTGGTGATCACGTCGTCCGGGCGCAGCGCCGCGCACACGCCGGCCGCGATCGCCTCCTGCCCGACGTACGGGTGGATGCCACCGACGATCTCCCCGGACCGGACGAAGGAGATCGCCCGTTCCTCGAAGCGCCGGATCAGTCGCACGGTCCGGTAAAGATCGACGGTGCCCATGTCAGGCCTTGATCGCAGCCAGGATCGCGTCCCACAGGCGGGCGCGCGCGGCCAGGGCGGAGTTGATGGTGTCCGCGCACTGGTCCCACTTGGTGTCGTCGTCACCGCACAGGTCGGCGACCATCTGCATCGCCATCGGGGTGTGGAACTCGCCGTCCACCTCGATGTGCCGCTCCAGGTAGTCGACGAACGTGTTCAGCTTCTTCGACCGCTCGTTCACCGCGACCACCTGGGTGAACATGTCCGGGATCAGGTCCTCGCGGCCGAACGCGAACGCCGCCGCCTGGCAGTGCACCGGCGCCTGCTCGATGATCTGCCAGGTCGTCCCGGCGAAGTCGATCGACGCCTGCGGTACGCCGGCCGCGTGCAGCGACTCGACCACCGTGCCGCCGTCGCGGAGCAGGTCGATCAGCTTCTCGATCGCCGCCGTGTCCGCGCCGGCTTCCTTCATCCCGTTGACGTACAGCTCGAAGTGGCTGATGAATCCGTCACCGAGCTCGTCGCTCTCCTCGACCATGACGATGTCGTTGATCAGCCGGCGGCTGCCCGGGTGCGCGGTCGGGATCCACGGCACCGTGACGCAGGTCAGCTCGCGCTGCAGCGACTTGAGCAGCGACATGAAGTCCCACACCGCGAAGACGTGGTGCTCCATGAACGTGACCAGCGACTCGTGGGTGTCCAGGTTCGCGTAGAGCGGGTGCTGCACCACCGTGTCGCGGGCCTCGCTGACGGCCTTCTCCAGCCGCTCGATGCCCGGGTGGGTCTGACCCCAGTCGTAACGTGACATGACAATGCTCCTTGTTAGCGGTCGGCCCAGAGGGTGGGGCAGAAGTCGGGGTCGGCGTAGTCCGGCCGCCCGTCGGGTGTCCGGCGGACGACGGCGTCGTGGTTGTACGCCGCCAGGGTTCCGTCGGACAGCGGGAACTCCCGGTAGGAGTTGCCGCCGTCCTGCAGGTGCAGGGAGATCGCGCGGCGCGGGCGGTCGCTGACGTTCGCGCCCGAGCCGTGGTAGGTCCGGCAGTGGTGGAAGTTCAGGTGCCCGCGCGGGATGGTGACCGGGATCTTCACCACCTCGACGCCGTTGTGCTCAGCGTTCTCGGTCAGCATCTGGTCCAGCTGCGACCGGTCGCGTTCGGCGAAGTGCCGGACCACGGTGTCGTCGGAGCCGATCTCCTGCCAGCGGTGACTGCCGTCGACCATCGTGATCGTGCCCATCTCCGGCGGGCAGTCGTGGAACGGGATGAACGCGGTCAGCATCCGCTCCGAGGACGACGACGACCAGTAGTGCTTGTCGAAGTGCCAGGGCACGATGTTCGACGGCTCGCCGGAGATCGGCGGCTTGTAGATCAGCGTCGACTGGAAG
The Kribbella italica DNA segment above includes these coding regions:
- a CDS encoding SGNH/GDSL hydrolase family protein, which encodes MTEDTDPYCLRPGESAELLAGHPWRRFVVLGDSVAEGLCEPLEGYSDLQWADRLAAELTAAAPGLDYLNLGVSGLRAHEIHATQLTPALAFQPDLALVVGGGNDAFSARYDADRVDRELTAMITALQAAGADVITLGMFDVSASPAIQGWLRPGLHQRMRLLSERTRALAGEHGTIHVHLTTHALSTDPGLYSSDGRHGNARSDAVATAETIRLLGAQKRNSTKDKETTQRGR
- a CDS encoding methyltransferase, with product MTHLGLLEFWAMTDLVTPMALRTVATLRIADHLAEGPKDLKDLALATNADADALGRVLRYLAARGVFEVAEAGGDRFALGETARWLLDDDPSAARRWLDQTGYGATMDRAHLDLLGITRRGGPETAANKTSLDATAAASYDQLMEANTRNEAVLLVRAIGWSRFEHLVDVGGGTGVQLAAILAATPEMHGTLVELPTSVDAARQRFEQAGLTGRCDVLAGNVLELELPTADAFLLRMLLHSFEDDQAVDVLTRCRQALRPGGSVFVAEAADTHQAAFTAMDLIVLVLGHGRERTLAQYDELAAAAGLRRTGIHTPPAGPRALEYTA
- a CDS encoding alpha-ketoacid dehydrogenase subunit beta, translated to MPKLSYLKALNRALGDELASDESVFVLGEDVRVAASNLTAGLFDRFGPERVLDTPLSEQAFTNFATGAALAGLRPVIEFQIPSLLFLVFEQIANQAHKFSLMTGGQCQVPVTYVVPGSGSRTGWAGQHSDHPYSLFAHVGVKTVVPSCPADAYGLLLSAIRDNDPVVVFAPAGALGIRDDVEYADLKAVPLGVGQVVREGSDVTVVALGHLVQEALAVADELPGQVEVFDPRTVYPLDVDGLAASVAKTRRLVVIDDSNRTSGFAAEVLAVAAERFDLVVPPRRVTRPDGAVLPFALALDRAVQPGRDHLVAAIHAVLKGDQ
- a CDS encoding thiamine pyrophosphate-dependent dehydrogenase E1 component subunit alpha, encoding MGTVDLYRTVRLIRRFEERAISFVRSGEIVGGIHPYVGQEAIAAGVCAALRPDDVITSTHRGHGHVLAKGANPARMLAELMGRESGLNKGRGGSMHAADFGLGILGANAIVGAAGSIATGAAWAYQRQGKDIVAVSFFGDGAMNEGMLLEAFNLAALWRVPVVFVCENNGYATTMPVESAVAGSITGRARAFGMPAFTIDGQDPEKVLAATTAAVGRARSGRGPTFLECTTYRFDAHHTFEHRARLNYRSTEELSTGRSRDPVEIQGARLAAEQRAAVDAEIEALLDAAAGIAMGSAHPDPAAALEFLYASAEVMR
- a CDS encoding DUF3050 domain-containing protein, translated to MSRYDWGQTHPGIERLEKAVSEARDTVVQHPLYANLDTHESLVTFMEHHVFAVWDFMSLLKSLQRELTCVTVPWIPTAHPGSRRLINDIVMVEESDELGDGFISHFELYVNGMKEAGADTAAIEKLIDLLRDGGTVVESLHAAGVPQASIDFAGTTWQIIEQAPVHCQAAAFAFGREDLIPDMFTQVVAVNERSKKLNTFVDYLERHIEVDGEFHTPMAMQMVADLCGDDDTKWDQCADTINSALAARARLWDAILAAIKA
- a CDS encoding phytanoyl-CoA dioxygenase family protein, whose translation is MTALEFRLSEEEVELLPSDEDVAFYAEHGWYLSKKLLTDDETDELVNASERYYAGERDRTLPAAPPKLAYWDPSKGDVQRHNDYVHYEHDGLAKILRKPLIGAVAARLARVDEIRIFQSTLIYKPPISGEPSNIVPWHFDKHYWSSSSSERMLTAFIPFHDCPPEMGTITMVDGSHRWQEIGSDDTVVRHFAERDRSQLDQMLTENAEHNGVEVVKIPVTIPRGHLNFHHCRTYHGSGANVSDRPRRAISLHLQDGGNSYREFPLSDGTLAAYNHDAVVRRTPDGRPDYADPDFCPTLWADR